A section of the Streptomyces sp. CG1 genome encodes:
- a CDS encoding patatin-like phospholipase family protein, producing the protein MNIDSSSSIPPTSTIDATVRVRAAGERAVVLGGGGAAGNAWLIGVIAGLFEAGLDVTQADLIIGTSAGSTAAAQVTAVSPTELLSTVLATAPQHRPGPAGSGGGRPPIGPAAGHMERTAAIIGAAEDAADMRRRMGAAALEADAASDGSAQAQWRATVAGRLPSQDWPERTVGIVAVDAHTGEPVLFDRHSGVDLADAVAASCANGFGVPPYAIGDNRYIDGGYRRNENADLAAGYGRVLVLSPLGGRTRHPLEWGMQLDAQAEELRAGGSRVECILPDDESRNVYFGTNLMDLSTRQPAARAGYNQGLPLARQLAEFWG; encoded by the coding sequence ATGAACATTGATTCTTCCTCAAGCATCCCCCCCACTTCGACGATCGACGCCACCGTGCGGGTGCGTGCTGCTGGTGAGCGGGCCGTGGTCCTCGGTGGTGGCGGGGCGGCAGGCAATGCGTGGTTGATCGGCGTGATCGCCGGTCTGTTCGAGGCCGGGTTGGATGTGACCCAGGCTGATCTGATCATCGGGACCTCGGCCGGATCGACGGCCGCCGCCCAGGTGACGGCCGTGTCCCCGACCGAGCTGCTCTCCACAGTCCTGGCCACTGCGCCCCAGCACCGGCCCGGTCCGGCCGGATCCGGCGGCGGGCGTCCTCCGATCGGGCCAGCCGCAGGCCACATGGAACGGACGGCCGCCATCATCGGCGCCGCCGAGGATGCGGCCGACATGCGCCGCCGGATGGGTGCGGCGGCGCTCGAAGCGGATGCGGCGTCGGACGGCTCCGCGCAGGCCCAGTGGCGGGCCACCGTCGCTGGTCGGCTGCCCAGCCAGGACTGGCCGGAGCGAACGGTGGGGATCGTGGCTGTCGACGCCCACACCGGTGAGCCGGTCCTGTTCGACCGCCACAGCGGTGTCGACCTGGCGGACGCCGTCGCCGCCAGCTGTGCCAACGGCTTCGGTGTCCCTCCCTACGCCATCGGCGACAACCGGTACATCGACGGCGGCTACCGGCGCAACGAGAACGCCGATCTCGCGGCCGGATACGGGCGGGTGCTGGTGCTGTCGCCCCTGGGCGGCAGGACACGGCACCCGCTGGAGTGGGGCATGCAGCTCGACGCGCAGGCGGAGGAACTGCGTGCAGGCGGCAGCAGGGTTGAATGCATCCTGCCGGACGACGAGTCCCGCAACGTCTACTTCGGCACCAACCTGATGGATCTGTCGACCCGTCAGCCCGCCGCTCGGGCCGGTTACAACCAGGGCCTGCCCCTGGCCCGTCAACTCGCCGAGTTCTGGGGCTGA
- a CDS encoding FUSC family protein, producing MLKRVFVAPDPGRLRLRSAARGVLGVGLAVTVSDLAMQSLPAAIAGGLAALLALFTVADGSVRGQAVTTVLLPVAGFPVLALAAVLHEYAWIRDVVFVAVLGAGMYARRWGPRGHALGTFAFMMFFAAQFLHAVPGRLPELYAAVALALLASSAVRFGLWCYERRLSPPAVAVVGPDGTGFARVTTRHAVQGMAGGAFALLVGQLVSHERWYWAVGAVWWIFVNTTSRGETLMRGFRRVLGTVIGIAIGLVIAVPLDGAGAPTAALVAVCVFGIFYTAAVSYTWMMLAVTVMAGLLYGLLGVLNPGLLALRVMETGVGALGAGLAVLLVLPVTTHATTDAWIQRALHCVHACTSEAAARLAGSPAADPARYVAELELLLGGVRLSLAPLVHPFTPLRARKARARQVIELLDRCAREVRGLASVAADPDASHDARLAAACWRVEAAVEALITPGATPSEGHAAVAAPHPSGGELALAHLHGLEQALKALAVPLQGPVAA from the coding sequence GTGTTGAAGCGGGTGTTCGTCGCGCCGGATCCGGGGCGGCTGCGGTTGCGCAGTGCTGCGCGGGGTGTCCTGGGTGTCGGTCTGGCGGTGACGGTGTCGGATCTGGCGATGCAGTCGCTGCCGGCGGCGATCGCTGGTGGGCTTGCCGCGCTGCTCGCCTTGTTCACGGTGGCCGATGGGTCGGTGCGGGGGCAGGCGGTCACGACGGTGCTCTTGCCGGTGGCAGGTTTTCCGGTGCTGGCTCTCGCGGCGGTGTTGCACGAATACGCGTGGATACGGGACGTGGTCTTTGTTGCCGTCCTCGGCGCGGGGATGTATGCCCGCCGGTGGGGGCCGCGGGGCCACGCTCTGGGGACTTTCGCGTTCATGATGTTTTTCGCGGCGCAGTTCCTGCACGCGGTGCCGGGCCGGTTGCCGGAGCTTTATGCGGCGGTGGCCCTTGCCCTGCTGGCGTCCTCGGCGGTGCGCTTTGGCCTGTGGTGTTACGAGCGGCGGCTGTCGCCGCCTGCTGTTGCGGTGGTGGGGCCGGACGGTACGGGTTTTGCCCGGGTGACCACGCGCCACGCGGTGCAGGGGATGGCGGGCGGCGCTTTCGCTCTGTTGGTGGGGCAGCTGGTGTCGCACGAGCGCTGGTATTGGGCTGTGGGTGCGGTGTGGTGGATTTTCGTGAACACCACCTCGCGGGGCGAGACCCTGATGCGGGGCTTTCGCAGGGTTTTGGGCACGGTGATCGGTATTGCCATTGGCCTGGTGATCGCTGTGCCGCTGGATGGGGCTGGTGCTCCCACTGCGGCGCTTGTCGCGGTCTGCGTGTTCGGCATTTTCTATACGGCGGCGGTGTCGTATACGTGGATGATGCTGGCGGTGACGGTGATGGCCGGGCTGTTGTATGGCCTGTTGGGGGTGCTGAATCCGGGGCTGCTTGCTCTGCGTGTGATGGAGACGGGGGTGGGGGCGCTCGGCGCGGGGCTCGCGGTGTTGTTGGTACTGCCGGTGACCACGCACGCCACCACTGACGCGTGGATCCAGCGAGCGCTGCACTGTGTCCATGCGTGCACTTCTGAGGCTGCGGCCCGCCTGGCCGGCTCTCCGGCTGCGGATCCGGCCCGGTATGTCGCTGAACTGGAGCTGCTGTTGGGCGGGGTGAGGCTGTCGCTGGCGCCGCTGGTGCACCCGTTCACTCCGCTGCGGGCGCGTAAAGCGCGGGCCCGTCAGGTGATCGAGCTGCTGGACCGGTGTGCCCGGGAGGTGCGTGGCCTGGCATCGGTCGCGGCGGATCCGGATGCTTCCCACGACGCGAGGCTTGCGGCAGCGTGCTGGCGGGTGGAGGCAGCAGTGGAGGCACTCATCACGCCCGGTGCCACGCCAAGTGAGGGTCATGCGGCGGTTGCAGCACCGCATCCTTCCGGTGGTGAACTGGCCTTGGCTCATCTGCATGGCCTGGAACAGGCACTGAAAGCGCTCGCAGTCCCGTTGCAAGGCCCCGTCGCGGCCTGA
- a CDS encoding Lrp/AsnC family transcriptional regulator has protein sequence MAVDELDTRILRLLLEQPRTSVREYARILGVARGTLQARLERMERDSVITGTGPSLSPAALGHPVLAFVHIEVTQGHLDDVGDALAAVPEIVEAFSITGGGDLLARVVGRDNAHLEDVIQKLISLPGVVRTRTEVALRERVPYRLLPLVESVGRAVRT, from the coding sequence ATGGCCGTGGACGAACTCGACACCCGCATCCTGCGGCTGCTCCTGGAGCAGCCGCGCACCAGCGTGCGCGAATACGCCCGCATCCTCGGCGTCGCCCGCGGCACGCTCCAGGCCCGGCTGGAGCGCATGGAACGGGACAGTGTGATCACCGGCACCGGCCCCTCCCTCTCCCCCGCCGCCCTGGGCCATCCGGTGCTGGCGTTCGTGCACATCGAGGTCACCCAGGGCCACCTGGACGACGTGGGGGACGCGCTGGCCGCCGTACCGGAGATCGTGGAGGCGTTCTCGATCACGGGCGGCGGGGATCTGCTCGCCCGGGTGGTGGGACGGGACAACGCCCATCTGGAGGACGTCATCCAGAAGCTGATCAGCCTGCCGGGCGTGGTGCGCACCCGCACCGAGGTGGCGCTGCGCGAGCGCGTCCCGTACCGGCTGCTGCCTCTGGTGGAGTCGGTGGGCCGGGCGGTCCGCACCTGA
- a CDS encoding HAD family hydrolase, whose translation MSEPGALAAIFDLDGTLVDSEPNYYEATRQILAEHGVPDFPWAQHQSYVGISTLETVAGLRERYGLRVPADELLAATNRRYLALARTRTRVYPEMRKFVELLAADGVPMAVASGSSPEAIDAILAGTGLDALLRTVVSAEEVPHGKPAPDVFLEAARRLGADPARCLVLEDAAPGAAAAHAAGMRCIAIPYVAGQADAPGFATAGLLLRGGQTEFTAQSAYAWLHGTSA comes from the coding sequence GTGAGCGAGCCCGGCGCCCTTGCGGCCATCTTCGATCTCGATGGAACGCTGGTCGACAGCGAGCCGAACTACTACGAGGCGACCCGGCAGATCCTGGCCGAGCACGGCGTGCCGGACTTCCCCTGGGCACAGCACCAGAGCTACGTCGGCATCAGCACCCTGGAGACGGTGGCCGGCCTGCGAGAGCGCTACGGCCTGCGTGTCCCGGCGGACGAGCTGCTGGCCGCGACCAACCGGCGCTATCTGGCACTGGCCCGCACCCGCACCCGCGTGTACCCGGAGATGCGCAAGTTCGTGGAGCTGCTGGCCGCCGACGGCGTTCCGATGGCGGTCGCCTCGGGCTCCTCGCCGGAGGCCATCGACGCGATCCTTGCGGGCACCGGCCTGGACGCGTTGCTGCGCACGGTGGTCTCGGCGGAAGAGGTCCCGCACGGCAAGCCCGCCCCCGACGTCTTCCTGGAGGCGGCCCGGCGGCTGGGCGCGGACCCCGCACGCTGCCTGGTCCTGGAGGACGCGGCACCGGGCGCGGCCGCCGCCCACGCGGCCGGCATGCGCTGCATCGCGATCCCGTACGTGGCCGGACAGGCCGACGCACCCGGGTTCGCCACCGCGGGCCTGCTGCTGCGCGGCGGCCAGACGGAGTTCACGGCGCAGTCGGCGTACGCGTGGCTCCACGGGACATCCGCCTGA
- a CDS encoding beta-L-arabinofuranosidase domain-containing protein encodes MPPHPPLQPFALADVTLGPGLFAGKRALMLEHARGYDVNRLLQVFRANAGLDTGGAVAPGGWEGLDGEAHGNLRGHYTGHFLTMLAQACASTGEEVFAEKLRTMVGALTEVRAALRHDPMALSRGGRFGPAVEQVRGSYQYVDLPSGVLDGAAALTLSAWVKPAHDAHGARVLDFGDGTTRWLYLAVRNASGVPRFAVTVSGAAGEQGLDGAAPLPAGEWSHLAVTFGGGTGTLYVNGTAVARNTAMTLTPAALGGLTGHWLGRSHHPADPVFAGGLAEVQIWSRVLGAVEIAGLQRARAAETAAGPGDLVSYRLDETSGSRFADSSGRGLTATLRRTWGGPSHPGFLAAYPETQFILLESMTSSDYARVWAPYYTAHKILKGLLDAHSAIRDARALDLASGMGDWMHTRLSRLPAATLQRMWGIFSSGEYGGIAEALCELHDRTGRPEHLALARLFDLDRLIDACAAGTDVLDGLHANQHIPVFTGLVRLYEKTGEQRRLAAARNFWRMAVPHRVYAIGGTSSDEFWRARGVIAGTIGATTAETCCAYNMLKLSRVLFLHEQDPAYMDYYERALYNQVLGSKQDRPDAEKPRVTYFVGLSPGQVRDYTPKQGTTCCEGTGMESATKYQDSVYFAAADGSALYVNLYGPSTLTWAEQGVTVTQRTSFPYEQGSTLTVGGRGRAWFALRLRVPAWATDGFRVTVNGLTVPGSSAPGSYFTVSRDWQHGDTVRASMPFRLRVERAPDDPSLQALFLGPVNLVARDPATEYLGVSLYGNAALSGDLLPSLTPVPGSPLHFILNGITFAPFFEGTEDPTHGYVRRREPRVVFGGLDSGVANPARSDGTTFLDAVWAGAPFRSKAALLARVGDMADAWVADGLLERADGAAVLRTARAASHVS; translated from the coding sequence ATGCCCCCGCACCCCCCTCTCCAGCCGTTCGCCCTCGCGGACGTGACCCTCGGGCCGGGCCTGTTCGCCGGCAAGCGGGCGCTGATGCTCGAGCACGCCCGCGGGTACGACGTGAACCGGCTGCTCCAGGTCTTCCGGGCCAACGCGGGCCTGGACACCGGCGGTGCCGTCGCGCCCGGCGGCTGGGAGGGGCTGGACGGAGAGGCCCACGGGAATCTGCGCGGGCACTACACCGGGCACTTCCTCACCATGCTGGCGCAGGCGTGCGCGAGCACGGGCGAGGAGGTGTTCGCGGAGAAGCTCCGCACCATGGTGGGCGCGCTGACCGAGGTCCGTGCGGCGCTGCGGCACGATCCGATGGCGCTGAGCAGGGGCGGCCGGTTCGGTCCGGCCGTCGAGCAGGTGCGCGGGTCGTACCAGTACGTCGACCTGCCCTCCGGGGTGCTCGACGGCGCCGCCGCTCTCACCCTGTCCGCCTGGGTGAAGCCCGCGCACGACGCGCACGGGGCCCGCGTCCTCGACTTCGGCGACGGCACCACCCGGTGGCTGTATCTCGCGGTGCGCAACGCCTCCGGGGTGCCGCGGTTCGCCGTCACCGTCTCCGGCGCCGCCGGCGAACAGGGGCTGGACGGCGCCGCACCGCTGCCGGCGGGCGAGTGGAGCCATCTGGCCGTGACGTTCGGCGGCGGCACCGGCACGCTCTATGTCAACGGGACGGCCGTCGCCCGGAACACCGCCATGACGCTCACCCCGGCGGCCCTGGGCGGCCTCACCGGCCACTGGCTGGGCCGCTCGCACCACCCCGCCGACCCGGTGTTCGCGGGCGGCCTGGCGGAGGTGCAGATCTGGTCACGAGTGCTCGGCGCCGTGGAGATCGCCGGGCTACAGCGGGCACGGGCGGCCGAGACCGCCGCCGGGCCCGGCGATCTGGTGTCGTACCGCCTCGACGAGACGTCCGGCTCGCGCTTCGCCGACTCTTCCGGGCGCGGTCTGACCGCCACCCTGCGGCGCACCTGGGGCGGGCCGAGCCACCCGGGGTTCCTGGCGGCTTACCCGGAGACGCAGTTCATCCTGCTGGAGTCGATGACGAGCAGCGACTACGCCAGGGTCTGGGCGCCGTACTACACCGCGCACAAGATCCTCAAAGGCCTGCTGGACGCCCACTCCGCCATACGCGACGCGCGGGCGCTGGACCTCGCCTCGGGCATGGGCGACTGGATGCACACACGGTTGTCCCGGCTGCCCGCCGCCACGCTCCAGCGCATGTGGGGGATCTTCTCCAGCGGCGAGTACGGCGGCATCGCCGAGGCGCTCTGCGAGCTGCACGACCGCACCGGCCGGCCCGAACACCTCGCACTGGCCCGCCTGTTCGACCTCGACCGGCTCATTGACGCGTGCGCCGCGGGCACCGACGTACTCGACGGGCTCCACGCCAACCAGCACATCCCGGTCTTCACGGGTCTGGTCCGGCTGTACGAGAAGACCGGCGAGCAGCGCCGCCTCGCCGCTGCGAGGAACTTCTGGCGGATGGCCGTACCGCACCGCGTGTACGCCATCGGCGGCACCAGCAGCGATGAGTTCTGGAGGGCACGGGGCGTCATCGCGGGCACGATCGGCGCGACCACGGCGGAGACCTGCTGCGCGTACAACATGCTGAAGCTGAGCCGTGTGCTGTTCCTGCACGAGCAGGACCCGGCCTACATGGATTACTACGAGCGTGCCCTGTACAACCAGGTGCTCGGCAGCAAGCAGGACCGGCCCGACGCCGAGAAACCGCGCGTCACGTACTTCGTCGGGCTGTCGCCCGGGCAGGTCCGGGACTACACCCCCAAGCAGGGCACGACCTGCTGCGAGGGCACCGGCATGGAGAGCGCCACGAAGTACCAGGACTCCGTGTACTTCGCGGCGGCCGACGGCAGCGCGCTGTACGTGAATCTCTACGGCCCCTCGACGCTGACCTGGGCCGAGCAGGGCGTCACGGTCACCCAGAGGACCTCCTTCCCGTACGAGCAGGGCAGCACCCTCACCGTCGGCGGGCGCGGCCGCGCCTGGTTCGCGTTGCGGCTCCGGGTGCCCGCGTGGGCGACGGACGGATTCCGGGTGACGGTCAACGGGCTTACGGTTCCAGGGAGTTCGGCACCGGGCAGTTACTTCACGGTCTCCCGTGACTGGCAGCACGGGGACACGGTACGCGCGAGCATGCCGTTCCGGTTGCGGGTGGAGCGGGCCCCGGACGATCCGTCCCTGCAGGCGCTGTTCCTGGGTCCGGTCAACCTGGTCGCCCGTGACCCCGCCACGGAGTACCTGGGGGTGAGCCTGTACGGCAATGCCGCGCTCTCCGGCGACCTGCTGCCCTCCCTGACTCCGGTTCCGGGCTCCCCGCTGCACTTCATCCTGAACGGCATCACGTTCGCGCCGTTCTTCGAAGGGACCGAGGACCCCACCCACGGCTATGTCCGCCGCCGTGAGCCCCGGGTGGTCTTCGGCGGCCTCGACTCCGGCGTCGCCAACCCCGCCCGGTCCGACGGCACCACGTTCCTCGACGCGGTGTGGGCCGGGGCACCCTTCCGGAGCAAGGCGGCGCTGCTCGCGCGCGTCGGGGACATGGCGGACGCGTGGGTGGCGGACGGGCTGCTGGAACGGGCGGACGGTGCGGCGGTGCTGCGGACGGCGCGGGCGGCGTCGCACGTATCCTGA
- a CDS encoding MFS transporter — protein MTTDRAGPDLHDRRWKALAVCLTAAFMTLLDTSIVNVALPSMEHGLRASTADLSWVMSGYALTLGLALVPAGRLGDLRGRRQTFLTGLALFTLASAACGLSTGATWLVLFRLVQGASAGLIAPQTSALIQQMFQGAERARAFGLMGSTIGISTAVGPLAGGLLIEAAGGPDGWRWVFYVNLPIGVAVFCAGLRLLPRSPGSPGKRECFDVPGVLLLGSGVLALMLPLVQEQQWQGRLKWLLLPVGAGLLAAFWAWERRQGRRDRAPLVDLRLFSLRSFSLGALLSLVYFGGFTTLFFVYTLFLQNGMGYGALAAGLSSMPFAAGSAAGAAAGGRLVVRFGRRLVIAGLCTVALGMLGVVAAVHWVPGRGVAWAAAFPLLVAGIGSGLTISPNTTLTLSLVPVGRGGAAGGVLQTAQRIGSAAGVAVVGSVYFTHLASHAAPATALQYGLLTSVAIILLALCLAFADLHERRTHPQEEQKREVARQKA, from the coding sequence ATGACCACAGACCGAGCCGGGCCGGACCTGCACGACCGACGATGGAAAGCGCTCGCCGTCTGCCTGACCGCGGCCTTCATGACGTTGCTCGACACGTCGATCGTGAACGTGGCGCTGCCCTCGATGGAGCACGGACTGCGCGCCAGCACCGCCGACCTGTCGTGGGTGATGTCCGGATACGCCCTCACCCTCGGTCTGGCCCTGGTCCCGGCGGGGCGCCTCGGTGACCTGCGCGGACGGCGCCAGACCTTCCTGACCGGGCTCGCGCTCTTCACGCTCGCCTCGGCCGCCTGCGGACTGTCCACCGGCGCCACCTGGCTGGTGCTGTTCCGGCTGGTCCAGGGGGCGTCGGCGGGCCTGATCGCGCCACAGACCTCGGCGCTGATCCAGCAGATGTTCCAGGGAGCGGAACGGGCCCGCGCGTTCGGCTTGATGGGCAGCACGATCGGGATCTCCACGGCGGTCGGACCACTGGCGGGCGGTCTGCTGATCGAGGCGGCAGGCGGTCCCGACGGCTGGCGCTGGGTGTTCTACGTCAACCTGCCCATCGGCGTCGCCGTCTTCTGCGCGGGGCTGCGGCTGCTGCCCCGCTCCCCCGGCTCACCGGGCAAGCGCGAGTGCTTCGACGTGCCCGGTGTCCTGCTCCTGGGCTCCGGAGTGCTCGCCCTGATGCTGCCCCTGGTGCAGGAACAGCAGTGGCAGGGGCGGCTGAAGTGGCTCCTGCTCCCGGTCGGCGCCGGACTGCTGGCGGCGTTCTGGGCGTGGGAGCGCCGGCAGGGACGGCGCGACCGCGCACCGCTGGTCGACCTCAGGCTCTTCTCCCTGCGCTCCTTCTCGCTCGGCGCGCTGCTGAGCCTCGTGTACTTCGGCGGCTTCACGACGCTGTTCTTCGTCTACACGCTGTTCCTGCAGAACGGCATGGGCTACGGCGCGCTGGCGGCGGGCCTGTCGTCCATGCCGTTCGCGGCGGGGTCGGCGGCGGGGGCCGCGGCGGGCGGGCGGCTGGTGGTGCGCTTCGGACGCAGGCTGGTGATCGCCGGGCTGTGCACGGTGGCGCTGGGGATGCTCGGCGTCGTCGCGGCCGTGCACTGGGTACCGGGGCGGGGCGTGGCCTGGGCGGCCGCGTTCCCCCTGCTCGTCGCCGGCATCGGCTCCGGGCTGACCATCTCCCCGAACACCACTCTCACGCTGTCCCTCGTGCCCGTGGGGCGGGGCGGAGCGGCGGGCGGGGTGCTGCAGACCGCGCAGCGCATCGGTTCGGCGGCCGGTGTCGCCGTGGTCGGCTCGGTGTACTTCACCCATCTGGCCAGCCATGCCGCTCCCGCGACCGCCCTCCAGTACGGCCTGCTCACGTCCGTCGCCATCATCCTGCTCGCCCTCTGCCTGGCCTTCGCCGACCTGCACGAACGCCGGACGCATCCGCAGGAGGAGCAAAAGCGGGAGGTGGCACGGCAGAAGGCGTAG
- a CDS encoding LysR family transcriptional regulator substrate-binding protein has protein sequence MTGPEESPSFRLAYVPGVTPAKWVRIWNERLPDIPLTLVQVPAAEAPEALRAGEADAAFVRLPVDRTYLSAIPLYTETTVVVVPKDHLITAADEVTLADLADEVLFHPLDDVFDWAGPPGEPAFERPATTSDAIELVAANVGLLVVPQSLARLHHRKDLTYRPVTDAPQSSIALSWPEEATTDLVEDFIGIVRGRTVNSTRGRAKPPAEQKQQRSEPKRSEPKGTRQKSAAAKSTGRTPRARTAGAKQQPKRGRPRRGS, from the coding sequence GTGACAGGCCCGGAGGAATCACCGTCGTTCCGGCTCGCGTACGTACCCGGAGTGACCCCCGCCAAATGGGTGAGGATCTGGAACGAGCGCCTGCCGGACATCCCGCTCACCCTGGTCCAGGTCCCGGCCGCTGAGGCACCCGAGGCGCTGCGGGCGGGCGAGGCCGACGCGGCCTTCGTACGGCTCCCCGTGGACCGTACGTACCTCAGCGCGATCCCCCTCTACACCGAGACCACGGTGGTCGTCGTCCCCAAGGACCACCTGATCACGGCAGCGGACGAGGTGACCCTCGCCGACCTCGCCGATGAGGTGCTCTTCCACCCCCTGGACGACGTCTTCGACTGGGCCGGCCCGCCCGGCGAGCCCGCCTTCGAACGGCCCGCGACGACATCGGACGCGATCGAGCTGGTGGCCGCGAACGTTGGTCTCCTGGTCGTCCCGCAGTCCCTGGCCCGCCTCCACCACCGCAAGGACCTCACCTACCGTCCGGTCACCGACGCCCCCCAGTCGAGCATCGCCCTGTCCTGGCCGGAGGAGGCCACCACCGACCTGGTGGAGGACTTCATCGGCATCGTCCGCGGCCGCACGGTCAACAGCACCCGTGGCCGCGCCAAGCCTCCGGCCGAGCAGAAGCAGCAGCGTTCCGAACCGAAGCGTTCCGAACCGAAGGGCACCCGGCAGAAGTCGGCGGCGGCGAAGTCCACGGGCCGCACCCCCCGCGCCCGCACAGCGGGAGCCAAGCAGCAGCCCAAGCGGGGCAGACCGCGCCGGGGGTCGTGA
- a CDS encoding DUF5997 family protein → MSSQQSTQSMKPATAAKKLGVYLPATPASFQEGVVTRADLNELQANPPEWLSELRRNGPHPRPVVAAKLGVSIAGLARGGVTEALTTEQIETLKQERPEWLEKERATQAEVRKEATRIKQMNKEKAQRAAERD, encoded by the coding sequence ATGAGTTCGCAGCAGAGCACCCAGTCGATGAAGCCCGCGACCGCGGCGAAGAAGCTGGGTGTGTACCTCCCCGCCACCCCCGCCTCGTTCCAGGAGGGCGTCGTCACACGCGCCGACCTGAACGAGTTGCAGGCGAACCCGCCGGAGTGGCTGAGCGAGCTGCGACGCAACGGCCCGCACCCGCGTCCGGTGGTCGCCGCGAAGCTCGGCGTGTCCATCGCCGGCCTCGCGCGCGGCGGGGTCACCGAGGCGCTGACCACCGAGCAGATCGAGACGCTCAAGCAGGAGCGGCCCGAGTGGCTGGAGAAGGAGCGCGCCACCCAGGCCGAGGTCCGTAAGGAAGCCACGCGCATCAAGCAGATGAACAAGGAGAAGGCGCAGCGCGCAGCCGAGCGCGACTGA
- a CDS encoding LuxR C-terminal-related transcriptional regulator has translation MGLARAYERMAAVAVAALHERDPSRLWPMLAGALADLCGGEAVIHKLDEWSEREGTIGVAPYAAATELRRLGDADLALLRAGYPLARHYAHRTDRTPVSAHRAVGRAWPDSATARLLSDVWDVDHVLGVPLPDSTTPVTGCLVYRAGTDFTDDQLAMAERAQPLLAAVERQRQLLEEWRRALGPAGAPDDRGADERAADCALTPRETTVLLLLTNALTADAIGRRLGISVRTVHKHVENIYRKLGTRDRLGTVLRAQQLGLVPRPGLP, from the coding sequence GTGGGGCTGGCCAGAGCCTACGAACGCATGGCGGCGGTCGCCGTGGCGGCGCTGCACGAACGCGATCCCTCGCGCCTGTGGCCGATGCTCGCCGGTGCACTCGCGGACCTGTGCGGCGGCGAGGCGGTCATCCACAAGCTGGACGAGTGGAGCGAGCGCGAGGGCACTATCGGTGTGGCGCCCTACGCTGCCGCCACCGAGCTGCGGCGGCTCGGGGACGCGGACCTGGCCCTGTTGCGCGCGGGCTACCCGCTCGCCCGCCACTACGCGCACAGGACCGACCGGACGCCGGTCAGCGCGCACCGGGCGGTGGGCCGCGCCTGGCCGGACAGTGCGACGGCACGTCTGCTCAGCGATGTGTGGGACGTCGACCACGTGCTGGGCGTGCCGCTCCCCGACAGCACCACCCCCGTCACCGGGTGCCTCGTCTACCGGGCCGGTACGGACTTCACCGACGACCAGCTCGCCATGGCGGAGCGTGCACAGCCACTGCTGGCGGCCGTCGAGCGGCAGCGGCAGCTGCTGGAGGAGTGGCGGCGCGCGCTCGGCCCGGCCGGAGCGCCGGACGATCGGGGGGCGGACGAGCGGGCGGCGGACTGTGCGCTGACGCCCCGCGAGACGACCGTCCTGCTGCTGCTCACCAACGCGCTCACCGCCGACGCCATCGGCCGCCGCCTCGGCATCTCGGTCCGCACGGTGCACAAGCACGTCGAGAACATCTACCGCAAACTGGGCACCCGCGACCGCCTGGGTACCGTACTCCGGGCCCAGCAACTCGGCCTGGTGCCACGGCCCGGTCTCCCTTGA